A part of Candidatus Electrothrix aestuarii genomic DNA contains:
- the thrC gene encoding threonine synthase — protein sequence MKYISTRGGIEPITFDQAVMMGLARDGGLLLPETLPSVSEQKLEAWKNLSYQHLALEVLDLFTGDMPRDDLEDLIERAYSSFRHPHVTPVRKTDDLYILELFHGPTLAFKDVALQLLGNLFEYELKKSGGFMNIIGATSGDTGSAAIYGVRGRKGINIFILHPHGRTSPIQALQMTTVTDENVFNLAVNGTFDDAQAIVKKLFSDLEFKDTYQLGAINSINWARVLAQVVYYVFAFLKLRKQGFSSVDFSVPTGNFGDIFAGYVAKKLLPEGCIKRLILATNSNDILTRFVNKGDYSIAGDVTPTYSPSMDIQIASNFERYLYYLHGQDGAKVKADMETFAATGSMDLSAFHEQASQDFVSRSVSEEETITTIREYYQKHEYLLDPHTAVGVRAAQELREDRPVVCLSTAHPAKFGEAVRKATGNEVELPSILAGLAEKESRCEILDADIALIREYVEKNALEG from the coding sequence ATGAAATATATCAGCACCAGGGGCGGGATAGAGCCCATTACATTTGATCAGGCGGTCATGATGGGATTGGCTCGGGATGGGGGCTTGCTGCTCCCGGAAACTCTGCCTTCAGTCTCGGAGCAGAAGCTGGAAGCCTGGAAGAATCTTTCCTATCAGCATCTCGCCTTGGAGGTCTTAGACCTGTTTACCGGCGACATGCCCCGCGATGATCTGGAAGACCTGATCGAACGGGCCTATAGCTCCTTCCGTCATCCCCATGTTACGCCGGTACGTAAGACCGATGATCTGTACATTCTGGAGCTTTTTCACGGCCCAACCCTTGCCTTTAAAGATGTAGCCCTACAGTTACTCGGCAACCTGTTTGAGTATGAGCTGAAAAAGAGCGGCGGTTTTATGAATATCATCGGGGCGACTTCCGGTGATACCGGGAGTGCAGCTATCTACGGTGTGCGGGGAAGGAAGGGGATTAATATCTTTATCCTTCATCCGCATGGGCGGACCAGCCCGATTCAGGCCCTCCAGATGACCACGGTTACAGATGAGAATGTCTTTAATCTTGCTGTGAACGGGACCTTTGACGATGCTCAGGCTATCGTAAAAAAACTGTTCAGTGATCTGGAATTCAAGGATACATATCAGCTGGGTGCAATCAACTCCATTAACTGGGCCCGGGTCCTGGCCCAGGTGGTCTATTACGTCTTTGCCTTTCTCAAATTGCGTAAGCAGGGCTTTTCGTCAGTGGATTTTTCTGTACCCACGGGTAATTTCGGCGATATCTTTGCTGGCTATGTAGCGAAGAAACTATTGCCTGAGGGTTGCATCAAGCGTCTGATTCTGGCCACGAACTCCAATGATATCCTGACCCGCTTTGTTAATAAGGGGGATTACTCTATTGCTGGCGATGTCACCCCAACCTACAGCCCATCTATGGATATTCAGATTGCCTCAAATTTTGAGCGCTACCTCTACTATCTGCATGGACAGGATGGTGCCAAGGTGAAGGCAGATATGGAGACCTTTGCCGCCACCGGCAGCATGGATCTTTCCGCCTTCCATGAGCAGGCAAGCCAGGATTTTGTCTCGCGTTCTGTTTCCGAAGAGGAGACCATTACCACAATTCGGGAGTACTATCAGAAGCACGAGTACTTACTGGATCCTCATACGGCAGTGGGCGTTCGGGCGGCTCAGGAACTCCGGGAAGACCGGCCAGTGGTGTGCCTTTCTACAGCGCATCCGGCCAAGTTTGGTGAGGCTGTACGCAAGGCTACAGGTAATGAGGTTGAGCTTCCTTCCATTTTGGCGGGCTTAGCGGAAAAAGAGAGTCGCTGCGAAATCCTGGATGCTGATATTGCCCTGATCCGGGAGTATGTGGAGAAAAATGCGCTGGAAGGATAA
- a CDS encoding EI24 domain-containing protein, with the protein MKNTIKAFKVGHEVIWKHGQWRRLRLPIALSVLLVPLSIAGFFGLGWELSDYLQHLLFPNQTWTEWIGFVIWIALSILVAGPLYIVFRSLVLLVFTPFLDLVAEETESIMTGKSIPTGRTILSSIHRLILMLLVIVLASLLVVVAGFVLSVIPVAGPALSTAVVFFFQMFLSSAAFIDPYLDRRGMTPKQALALLWSKKLEVFFFGAAGFLITMIPVVGWFIGPTYSVISGVALGVLLFDEPRDEATQQLAS; encoded by the coding sequence ATGAAAAACACCATCAAAGCCTTTAAGGTCGGCCACGAAGTAATCTGGAAACACGGACAATGGCGAAGACTTCGCCTTCCCATCGCCCTCTCTGTTCTACTGGTCCCCCTTTCCATAGCAGGCTTCTTTGGCCTGGGCTGGGAGCTGTCTGATTATCTCCAGCACCTTCTCTTCCCGAACCAGACCTGGACCGAATGGATCGGCTTTGTCATCTGGATCGCCCTGAGCATCCTGGTAGCAGGACCACTCTACATCGTCTTCCGCAGCCTTGTCCTGCTGGTCTTCACCCCTTTTCTTGATCTCGTGGCTGAGGAGACAGAGTCCATCATGACCGGCAAGTCTATTCCCACCGGCCGAACCATCCTCTCCTCTATCCACCGGCTTATCCTGATGCTCTTAGTCATAGTGCTCGCTTCGCTGCTGGTGGTAGTTGCTGGATTCGTCCTCTCGGTAATCCCGGTTGCAGGCCCGGCTCTCTCCACCGCTGTGGTCTTTTTCTTCCAGATGTTCCTGAGTAGCGCCGCCTTTATTGACCCCTACCTGGATCGACGCGGCATGACACCGAAACAGGCCCTCGCCCTGCTCTGGAGCAAAAAGCTGGAAGTCTTCTTCTTTGGCGCAGCTGGTTTCCTTATCACCATGATTCCGGTCGTCGGCTGGTTTATCGGACCAACCTATTCGGTAATCAGCGGGGTTGCCCTTGGCGTATTACTCTTTGATGAACCACGAGACGAAGCAACACAACAACTTGCTTCCTGA
- a CDS encoding Rpn family recombination-promoting nuclease/putative transposase yields the protein MPTRKLISFDWAMKKRLRSKANFEILEGFLSELLKEDVRIQEVLESESNKETRSDRFNRVDLKVKNAKDDIIIIEVQYDREFDFLQRIFYGTAKAVTEHMQQGAAYSEIKKVISVSILYFDLGQGTDYVYHGTTSFKGLHNSDVLQLSWRQRAMFGRDEVYELLPEYWLIKVNSFDDVAKDTLDEWIYFLKNEEIRDDFHAKGLEKAKAELDIMKLSEEERRAYAAYQEDLHYQASMTESTWTAAKMEGRKEEKKAIALNLLQSNLLDIKKIAAMTGLTVEEVKGLKTD from the coding sequence ATGCCGACAAGAAAACTGATCAGCTTTGACTGGGCCATGAAGAAGCGGCTGCGAAGCAAGGCCAACTTTGAAATCCTGGAGGGTTTCCTCAGCGAGCTTCTCAAAGAGGATGTCCGCATTCAGGAAGTTCTTGAAAGCGAGAGTAATAAAGAGACACGATCAGATAGGTTCAACCGTGTCGACCTCAAGGTGAAGAACGCAAAGGACGACATAATCATTATCGAAGTGCAGTACGACCGGGAGTTCGACTTTCTCCAGCGGATTTTTTACGGCACAGCCAAGGCGGTCACCGAGCATATGCAGCAGGGGGCGGCGTATTCAGAGATAAAAAAGGTTATCTCGGTTAGTATCCTCTATTTTGACCTGGGTCAGGGGACAGATTATGTCTACCACGGCACAACCTCGTTCAAGGGCCTGCATAATAGCGACGTACTCCAGTTGTCCTGGCGGCAGCGGGCCATGTTCGGCAGGGACGAGGTCTATGAACTCCTGCCGGAATACTGGCTCATCAAAGTGAACAGCTTTGATGATGTTGCGAAAGATACCTTGGATGAATGGATCTACTTCCTCAAGAACGAGGAGATCAGGGACGATTTCCATGCAAAGGGCTTAGAAAAGGCCAAGGCAGAGCTGGACATCATGAAGCTCTCCGAAGAGGAGCGCCGAGCCTATGCCGCTTATCAGGAGGATCTGCACTATCAGGCCAGCATGACAGAGTCCACATGGACGGCGGCGAAAATGGAGGGGCGAAAAGAAGAGAAAAAAGCAATTGCACTGAACCTGCTACAATCCAACCTACTGGACATTAAAAAAATTGCAGCCATGACCGGGTTGACGGTGGAGGAAGTGAAAGGGCTGAAGACTGATTAA
- a CDS encoding COR domain-containing protein: MGYEEALRLIEEAAETGATELDLSYQSLTELPPELFELNNLTELDLNDNQLSSLPPELGQLSNLTLLDLRYNQLSSLPSSIAQLSDLTWLDLGLNELSSPPPELFQLKNLTTLGLSDNQLIKLPPELFQLNKLEKLNLSGNQLTSLPPQIVQLPKLKGLWFRGNPLVSPPIEIAIQGIKAIREYFAEVEGETREVAEVKVILVGEGASGKTSLTRCLHGEQFNPHEATTHGIRIKRWKLSNIGQSVRGNFWDFGGQEIMHATHQFFLSRNALYILVLDGRRDERTEYWLRYIETFGGRSPVLVVLNKYDINPSFDLNRPFLLEKYPFIVGFHRTSCLTGEGIEPFRQALLEELDNVPLSRNRWPAAWFRAKERLEQMNEPRISYEKFEGILADAGVKGESTRNVLAAFLHDLGIVIHFDTFELKDHHVLDPKWVTGAVYKIINAPRIAEAKGLLRLDKLEQILHWQEGDEYRYWPADHVYIIELMKQFELCYELPDKQVLIPQLLGVSEPAFAFDYSRALRFELRYEDFLPPSVMPRFIVKRHQEIAENLRWRSGVVLQHPQLDARAVVRADNEARRIHIAVTGKERKVFLALIWLTFRELHTGFEGLKVSERIPLPDQPAISVDYQTLLNNLEQGVERFVPEGTNKAYSVQELLAGVHFDDPSEGERMLALATADSKTEREKMQEMLRRYERRVKNNESSTERANKLFTLEPSIFGVGLNLNALFDELLRRHKK, translated from the coding sequence ATGGGGTATGAAGAGGCGTTGCGGTTGATTGAGGAGGCTGCGGAGACAGGGGCAACAGAGCTTGATCTAAGCTATCAAAGCTTGACCGAGCTGCCCCCAGAACTCTTTGAGCTGAACAACCTGACCGAGCTTGACCTTAACGACAACCAGCTTTCCTCCCTACCGCCTGAACTGGGTCAATTGAGCAACCTGACCCTTCTTGACCTCCGCTACAACCAACTTTCCTCCCTGCCGTCTAGCATCGCTCAACTGAGTGACCTGACTTGGCTTGACCTCGGCTTGAACGAGCTTTCCTCCCCGCCGCCGGAACTCTTTCAACTGAAGAACCTCACCACGCTTGGCCTCAGCGACAATCAGCTTATCAAGCTGCCGCCTGAACTCTTTCAACTAAACAAATTAGAAAAGCTTAACCTCAGCGGCAACCAGCTTACCAGCCTGCCACCACAGATCGTTCAGCTACCTAAGTTAAAGGGTCTTTGGTTTCGCGGCAACCCCCTTGTCTCCCCACCTATAGAGATCGCAATCCAAGGCATCAAAGCCATCCGCGAATACTTCGCTGAAGTGGAAGGCGAGACTAGGGAAGTAGCAGAGGTCAAGGTCATCCTCGTGGGTGAGGGTGCATCAGGCAAGACCTCGCTCACTCGCTGTCTGCACGGCGAGCAGTTCAACCCGCACGAGGCAACCACGCACGGCATCAGGATCAAACGATGGAAACTCAGCAATATAGGCCAATCTGTTCGCGGCAACTTCTGGGATTTTGGCGGACAGGAGATTATGCACGCCACCCACCAGTTTTTCCTTTCTCGCAACGCTCTCTATATTCTTGTCCTAGACGGCAGGCGGGACGAGCGGACGGAGTACTGGCTGCGTTATATTGAAACCTTCGGTGGTCGCTCGCCGGTGTTGGTGGTGCTCAACAAGTACGATATCAATCCAAGTTTTGATCTTAACCGGCCTTTCCTGCTGGAGAAATACCCGTTCATTGTCGGCTTTCACCGCACATCCTGCCTCACCGGAGAGGGCATAGAACCGTTCCGGCAGGCCCTGCTGGAGGAGCTGGACAACGTCCCTCTGAGCAGGAACCGCTGGCCCGCAGCCTGGTTCCGGGCAAAAGAGAGGCTGGAACAGATGAACGAGCCGCGCATCAGCTACGAGAAGTTCGAGGGCATCTTGGCGGATGCCGGGGTGAAGGGAGAGAGCACCCGGAATGTGCTGGCCGCTTTCCTGCACGATCTCGGCATTGTCATTCACTTTGACACGTTTGAGCTGAAAGATCATCACGTCCTTGATCCCAAGTGGGTGACTGGTGCGGTCTATAAGATCATCAACGCCCCTCGGATTGCCGAGGCCAAAGGCCTGCTCAGGCTCGATAAGCTGGAGCAGATTCTGCACTGGCAGGAGGGCGACGAGTACCGCTACTGGCCTGCGGATCACGTCTATATCATTGAGCTGATGAAGCAGTTCGAGCTGTGCTATGAGCTGCCTGACAAGCAGGTGCTTATCCCGCAGCTCCTTGGCGTGTCCGAGCCTGCCTTTGCCTTTGACTACAGCAGGGCACTCCGCTTTGAACTCCGCTACGAGGACTTCCTGCCCCCTTCTGTCATGCCCCGTTTTATTGTCAAGCGGCATCAGGAGATAGCAGAGAATCTGCGCTGGCGCAGCGGGGTTGTCTTACAGCATCCCCAGCTTGATGCACGGGCCGTAGTGCGGGCGGACAACGAGGCCCGCCGCATTCATATCGCCGTAACCGGCAAAGAGCGCAAAGTCTTCCTCGCCCTGATCTGGCTCACCTTCCGCGAGCTGCATACCGGCTTTGAAGGACTGAAGGTCAGCGAGCGGATTCCGCTCCCGGATCAGCCAGCCATCAGTGTGGATTACCAGACCCTGCTCAACAACCTGGAACAGGGAGTGGAACGCTTTGTCCCGGAAGGGACGAACAAGGCGTACAGCGTGCAAGAGCTGCTCGCCGGTGTGCATTTCGATGACCCGAGCGAGGGAGAACGGATGCTGGCTTTGGCAACGGCGGACAGTAAAACCGAGAGAGAAAAAATGCAGGAAATGCTTCGGAGATATGAACGTAGGGTTAAAAACAATGAATCGTCTACAGAACGAGCCAACAAACTATTTACCCTAGAACCAAGTATTTTTGGTGTTGGTCTAAACCTTAATGCTTTATTTGATGAGTTGCTGCGTCGGCATAAGAAATGA
- the lepA gene encoding translation elongation factor 4 — protein sequence MKNIRNFSVIAHIDHGKSTLSDRMIQLCGRVTDREFKDQLLDNMDIERERGITIKSQTICLPFTAKDGQEYALNLVDTPGHVDFSYEVSRALAACEGALLLIDAAQGVEAQTLANLYLAMENDLEIIPVINKIDLPAAEPEKVAEEIEEDLGLDGEIIQKCSAKTGVGVQEILETIVTHLPPPEGDPDKPLEALIFDASYDPYRGTVISVRIINGTLKVGEQILFMHNNAEYRVEEVGQFHLTRTAQKSLSAGQVGYIIAGVKNIADTKPGDTITHKDAPCPAPLPGFQEVQQVVFSSIYPISTDEYEDLAAALEKLKLNDAALTFQKDSSAALGFGFRCGFLGLLHLEVVQERLEREFDIPLILTVPSVRYQITLQDDTELTVENPSHFPDPGAITRIEEPFIKATILIPERYMGAVMTLCMERRGENTNYHYPMPGRIEFTCELPLAEVIYDFYDKLKSVTQGYGSFDYELIDYRPSDLVKLDILVNGEKVDALSQLTHRDRSRERGLKACESLKEEIPRQMFKIAIQAAIGGSIVARSNVSALRKDVTAKCYGGDISRKRKLLEKQKAGKKRMKTVGNVEIPQSAFLSVLKSEQ from the coding sequence ATGAAAAATATACGCAACTTCAGTGTAATCGCTCATATTGATCACGGCAAATCCACACTGTCCGACCGGATGATCCAGCTCTGCGGTCGGGTCACAGATCGGGAATTTAAAGACCAGCTCCTTGATAATATGGACATTGAGCGGGAGCGGGGCATCACTATTAAAAGCCAGACCATCTGCCTGCCCTTTACCGCCAAAGATGGTCAGGAGTATGCCCTGAATCTGGTCGATACCCCAGGTCATGTGGATTTCAGCTATGAGGTTTCCCGTGCTCTGGCTGCCTGCGAAGGAGCCCTGCTCCTCATTGATGCGGCCCAGGGCGTTGAGGCTCAGACCCTGGCCAACCTCTACCTGGCCATGGAAAACGACCTGGAAATCATCCCGGTTATCAACAAGATTGATCTTCCTGCTGCAGAACCGGAAAAGGTCGCTGAAGAAATCGAGGAGGATCTGGGGCTGGACGGAGAGATTATCCAAAAATGCTCTGCCAAGACCGGGGTTGGTGTGCAGGAAATTTTAGAGACCATTGTTACTCACCTGCCCCCACCAGAAGGCGATCCTGACAAACCCTTAGAGGCCCTGATCTTTGATGCCTCCTATGATCCTTACCGGGGCACAGTGATCTCGGTTCGCATTATCAACGGCACCCTTAAAGTGGGTGAGCAGATCCTGTTCATGCATAACAACGCAGAATACCGGGTTGAAGAGGTGGGCCAGTTTCACCTAACCCGAACAGCCCAAAAAAGCCTTTCTGCTGGTCAGGTTGGTTATATCATCGCAGGGGTGAAAAACATTGCTGACACCAAACCCGGCGACACCATCACCCATAAAGACGCCCCATGCCCTGCCCCGCTCCCTGGTTTCCAGGAAGTGCAACAGGTTGTTTTCTCCTCTATCTATCCCATTTCCACGGATGAGTATGAGGATCTGGCGGCGGCCCTGGAAAAACTCAAGCTCAACGATGCTGCCCTGACCTTTCAGAAAGACTCTTCTGCGGCCCTAGGCTTTGGCTTCCGCTGCGGTTTTCTTGGCTTGCTTCATCTGGAGGTGGTTCAGGAGCGACTGGAGCGGGAGTTCGACATTCCCCTGATCCTCACTGTACCCTCGGTTCGCTATCAAATAACCCTTCAGGATGACACCGAGCTTACCGTTGAGAATCCCTCCCATTTCCCTGATCCCGGTGCAATCACCAGGATCGAAGAGCCCTTTATCAAAGCCACCATCCTGATCCCGGAACGCTATATGGGTGCGGTCATGACCCTGTGTATGGAACGACGGGGCGAGAACACCAACTACCATTACCCCATGCCGGGCCGGATTGAGTTTACCTGCGAACTGCCCCTGGCCGAGGTGATCTATGATTTCTATGATAAGCTGAAATCCGTGACCCAGGGCTATGGTTCTTTTGACTATGAGCTGATTGACTACCGGCCCAGTGATCTGGTCAAGCTGGACATCCTGGTCAACGGTGAAAAAGTGGATGCCCTGTCCCAGCTCACCCATAGGGATCGTTCCCGTGAACGCGGCCTCAAAGCCTGTGAAAGCCTGAAAGAAGAGATCCCACGCCAGATGTTCAAGATTGCTATCCAGGCGGCCATCGGCGGCTCCATTGTGGCCCGCTCCAATGTCTCTGCCTTGCGCAAGGATGTGACGGCAAAATGCTATGGCGGTGATATCAGCCGTAAGCGGAAGCTGCTGGAGAAGCAGAAGGCGGGCAAGAAGCGGATGAAGACCGTGGGTAATGTGGAGATTCCCCAGTCTGCGTTCCTGTCGGTGCTCAAGTCGGAGCAATAA
- a CDS encoding RNA polymerase factor sigma-32 — translation MSEENKLDQQHHPLVVTSTDENLPAVSNPALHRYLQEISQYELLSREETEELAIHFKETGDPDAAYRLVSSNLRLVVKVAMDFQKYWMQNFMDLVQEGNVGLVQATKKFDPYRGVKFSYYAAYWIRAYILKFIMDNWRLVKIGTTQAQRKLFFSLNKEKKLLEAQGFKPDVKLLAERLNVKESEVVEMGQRMDGWDVSLEAPVRNDSEDDQKSFLPHHGPGVEDIVAGHEVRDRVAGVLAGMDQDLNEKEKVILTERLLNDEPETLQAIADKFGISRERVRQIEANLLKKLKGVFEQELPDVQDFISSERIVPATGSDQAERR, via the coding sequence ATGAGTGAGGAAAATAAGCTCGACCAACAGCATCATCCTCTGGTGGTGACATCCACCGACGAGAACCTGCCAGCGGTCAGTAATCCTGCCCTGCATCGCTATCTCCAAGAGATCAGTCAGTATGAATTGCTGAGCCGGGAAGAGACCGAAGAGTTGGCAATTCATTTTAAAGAAACCGGTGACCCTGACGCTGCCTATCGGCTGGTTTCCTCCAACCTGCGTTTGGTGGTCAAGGTGGCAATGGATTTTCAGAAGTACTGGATGCAGAACTTTATGGATTTGGTCCAGGAAGGGAATGTTGGACTGGTGCAGGCAACTAAAAAGTTTGACCCCTATCGCGGGGTGAAGTTCTCCTATTATGCGGCCTACTGGATTCGTGCCTACATCCTGAAGTTTATCATGGATAACTGGCGGTTGGTTAAGATAGGTACCACCCAGGCCCAGCGTAAACTCTTTTTTAGTCTGAATAAAGAAAAGAAACTGCTTGAGGCCCAGGGCTTCAAACCTGATGTGAAGTTGTTGGCAGAACGTCTGAACGTCAAGGAAAGTGAAGTCGTTGAGATGGGCCAACGCATGGACGGTTGGGATGTTTCGCTGGAGGCCCCGGTGCGCAATGATTCGGAAGATGACCAGAAGAGTTTTCTCCCTCATCATGGGCCTGGAGTCGAGGATATCGTGGCAGGTCACGAGGTTCGTGATCGTGTAGCTGGGGTATTAGCTGGGATGGATCAGGATCTGAATGAGAAAGAAAAGGTTATTCTGACTGAGCGCCTGCTTAACGATGAACCAGAAACCCTTCAGGCCATTGCTGATAAGTTCGGTATCTCACGGGAACGGGTCAGGCAGATAGAAGCTAATCTGTTGAAAAAGTTGAAAGGGGTCTTTGAGCAGGAATTACCTGATGTGCAGGACTTTATCAGCTCCGAGCGAATTGTTCCCGCAACCGGTTCTGATCAAGCCGAGCGTCGTTGA
- a CDS encoding DegT/DnrJ/EryC1/StrS family aminotransferase, with product MKVPLLDLQPQTEFFREQIIKEITEVIDSTRYILGPKVTKLEQDIAEYSGAAAAIGVSSGTDALVASLMALELQPGDQVLTTPYTFFATMGSIIRVGAVPAFADVDERTLNLDPVKAAEILEADAAGEPKIKAIMPVHLFGQCADMSALMSLARQYEIPVIEDAAQAIGAEYPLVDADGDGEVVWKKAGSMGLAGCFSFFPSKNLGGVGDGGMITTCDTDFAETLRCYRNHGAKPKYYHSKIGGNFRLDPIQAAVLSVKLPRLEEWHQQRRENSELYRKLFAQAGLAGEQISLPEAVYSDVPGAEEHNIHIYNQFVIRTTQRDGLREYLQGKSIGCEVYYPVCLHQQKCMEPYGPYNTLSLPIAERASRESLALPIYPELSDEQQEYVVETIAEFFRS from the coding sequence ATGAAGGTACCCCTTTTAGATCTGCAGCCGCAGACAGAATTTTTTCGTGAGCAAATTATAAAGGAAATAACTGAGGTCATTGATTCGACCCGTTATATTCTGGGACCCAAGGTGACCAAGCTGGAGCAGGATATTGCTGAATACAGCGGTGCTGCGGCAGCTATCGGGGTTTCTAGCGGTACCGATGCTCTCGTTGCCAGTCTGATGGCTTTGGAATTGCAGCCCGGTGATCAGGTGCTGACAACCCCTTACACTTTCTTCGCCACGATGGGCTCAATTATTCGGGTTGGGGCAGTACCGGCCTTTGCTGATGTGGATGAGCGGACCCTTAATCTTGATCCGGTCAAGGCGGCTGAAATTCTTGAGGCCGATGCAGCTGGCGAGCCAAAGATTAAGGCAATTATGCCGGTCCATCTCTTTGGTCAATGCGCAGATATGTCCGCACTTATGTCCTTGGCTCGTCAGTATGAGATTCCGGTGATTGAAGACGCAGCCCAAGCCATCGGAGCAGAGTACCCCCTTGTTGATGCAGATGGGGATGGTGAGGTGGTGTGGAAAAAAGCCGGTTCTATGGGGCTTGCAGGGTGTTTTTCCTTTTTCCCTTCTAAAAACCTGGGAGGGGTAGGAGACGGTGGCATGATTACCACCTGTGATACAGATTTTGCCGAAACCCTGCGTTGCTATCGTAATCATGGGGCAAAGCCCAAATATTATCATTCGAAGATTGGGGGTAATTTTCGGCTTGATCCGATTCAGGCTGCTGTCCTGAGCGTTAAGCTGCCTCGATTAGAAGAATGGCACCAACAGCGGCGGGAAAATAGTGAGCTGTATCGTAAGCTTTTTGCCCAGGCTGGTCTGGCTGGAGAGCAAATCTCTCTGCCGGAAGCTGTGTACTCTGATGTTCCAGGCGCGGAAGAACATAATATCCATATATATAATCAGTTTGTTATTCGAACGACCCAGCGGGATGGCCTGCGGGAATATTTGCAGGGAAAATCCATTGGTTGTGAGGTGTATTATCCGGTTTGTTTGCATCAGCAGAAATGCATGGAACCCTATGGCCCATATAATACCCTTTCGCTTCCCATTGCAGAGCGAGCAAGTAGAGAATCGTTGGCTTTGCCCATTTATCCGGAGTTGAGCGATGAACAGCAGGAGTATGTTGTTGAAACTATCGCTGAATTTTTTCGATCTTAG
- the greA gene encoding transcription elongation factor GreA translates to MVERIPMSKTGHDQLKEELEQLEKVDRHEVVRAIEIARAHGDLKENAEYHAAKERQGMIEGRIMELKDKLGRAEVIDCTAVSTGKAVFGTVVTLMDMETDEEVTYQLLGPEEADVKKGSISVLAPLGRSILGKEVGDEVVTKTPGGVREFEVVEIQAGVVC, encoded by the coding sequence ATGGTTGAACGTATCCCTATGTCCAAGACTGGACACGATCAGTTAAAAGAAGAACTTGAGCAATTGGAAAAAGTGGACCGTCATGAGGTTGTCAGAGCGATTGAAATCGCCCGCGCCCATGGTGATTTGAAGGAAAATGCCGAGTATCATGCAGCAAAAGAGCGTCAGGGTATGATCGAAGGGCGGATTATGGAGCTGAAGGACAAGCTCGGTCGTGCTGAGGTGATCGACTGCACCGCAGTGAGTACAGGTAAGGCGGTGTTCGGTACGGTTGTTACCTTGATGGATATGGAGACCGATGAAGAGGTCACCTATCAACTGCTTGGACCAGAAGAGGCTGATGTGAAAAAGGGCTCCATCTCAGTTTTGGCCCCCTTAGGGCGTTCCATTTTGGGAAAGGAAGTTGGGGATGAGGTGGTAACCAAGACACCTGGTGGTGTTCGAGAGTTTGAAGTCGTGGAGATCCAGGCAGGTGTAGTTTGTTGA